Proteins found in one Scardovia inopinata JCM 12537 genomic segment:
- the hflX gene encoding GTPase HflX: protein MVQEHSHKSQASYKSVRKEGRRNTRLGSILENKSQVLLQDSDPGVSGRDMAADDQNQQGAGSREWEQEDWQERESRNQLKKVSGLGELQDVTEVEYRRVRLEKVVLVGIWSSRDSSQSQAEESLRELAALAQTAGAQVMEGVLQHRFKPDPATYIGKGKAGELAAIVAATQADTIIVDADLPPSQRRALEDVTKVKVVDRTAVILDIFAQHATSREGKAQVELAQLEYMLPRLRGWGAALSRQAGGQAAGVNGGIGSRGPGETQLELDRRVIRTRMARLRKQIARMAPARDIKRGSRRRNSLPTVAVVGYTNAGKSSLINRLTNSHELVENALFATLDTAVRQSKTADSRKFMYVDTVGFVRRLPTQLIEAFKSTLEEVAQASLIVHVVDISYPDPFSQIDAVNKVLADVPGVEGIPTLMVFNKVDRVDNTTRQRIENLAPDAFFVSAATGEGIDRLRHAVQAGLPRPNVHVDAVIPYSQGSLISQIRQFGSLDSADYMDRGVHLVADVDDRLAARIISCAENSGQEENPGGSGQTEAVQ from the coding sequence ATGGTACAGGAACATAGTCATAAATCACAGGCAAGCTATAAGAGCGTTAGAAAGGAAGGACGCCGAAATACTCGTTTGGGATCAATTCTTGAGAACAAATCCCAAGTCCTTCTTCAGGATTCTGACCCTGGTGTAAGCGGACGGGATATGGCTGCCGACGACCAAAACCAGCAGGGGGCCGGCAGCCGTGAATGGGAACAGGAAGACTGGCAGGAACGGGAAAGCCGCAATCAACTGAAAAAAGTGTCCGGCCTGGGAGAACTTCAGGATGTGACCGAGGTTGAGTACAGGCGAGTTCGGCTGGAAAAAGTTGTTCTGGTAGGAATTTGGTCCAGCAGGGACAGCAGCCAGTCGCAGGCAGAAGAATCTCTGAGGGAATTGGCTGCCCTGGCTCAAACGGCCGGAGCTCAAGTAATGGAAGGGGTCTTGCAGCATCGGTTTAAGCCAGACCCGGCTACATACATCGGTAAGGGAAAGGCAGGGGAGCTGGCAGCCATTGTTGCCGCAACCCAGGCTGATACCATTATTGTTGATGCTGATCTTCCCCCTTCCCAAAGAAGGGCTCTGGAAGATGTGACCAAGGTGAAGGTAGTGGACAGGACTGCCGTTATTCTTGATATTTTCGCCCAACATGCTACCAGCCGTGAAGGCAAGGCTCAGGTGGAACTTGCTCAGCTGGAATATATGCTTCCCCGTCTGAGAGGTTGGGGTGCAGCCCTGTCCAGGCAGGCGGGCGGTCAAGCAGCCGGAGTTAATGGCGGTATTGGTTCCCGAGGACCGGGTGAAACTCAACTTGAGCTTGACCGTCGGGTGATTCGTACCCGCATGGCCCGCCTGCGCAAGCAGATTGCCCGTATGGCACCTGCCCGTGATATCAAAAGGGGCTCCAGGCGAAGGAACTCTCTTCCTACGGTGGCGGTAGTGGGGTACACCAACGCTGGTAAATCATCCCTGATAAACAGACTGACAAATTCTCATGAGCTGGTGGAGAACGCTCTTTTTGCTACCCTCGACACGGCTGTCAGGCAGAGTAAAACTGCCGACAGCCGCAAATTCATGTATGTGGACACAGTAGGATTTGTCCGCCGGCTGCCGACTCAGTTGATTGAAGCCTTCAAATCTACCCTGGAAGAGGTGGCGCAGGCCAGTCTGATTGTTCATGTAGTTGATATTTCTTACCCTGATCCTTTTTCTCAGATTGATGCCGTGAACAAGGTCCTGGCTGATGTACCTGGGGTGGAAGGGATACCCACCCTGATGGTCTTCAACAAGGTAGACCGGGTCGATAACACGACCAGGCAGAGAATCGAGAATTTGGCTCCTGACGCCTTTTTCGTTTCTGCTGCCACGGGTGAGGGGATTGACCGGCTCCGCCATGCAGTTCAGGCAGGTCTGCCCCGTCCGAATGTGCATGTAGATGCCGTTATTCCGTACTCTCAGGGATCTCTTATTTCTCAGATTCGTCAGTTTGGCTCCCTTGATTCTGCTGACTACATGGATAGGGGAGTACACCTTGTTGCTGATGTTGATGACCGACTCGCCGCGCGTATAATCAGCTGCGCCGAAAACAGTGGTCAGGAAGAAAATCCGGGCGGATCAGGTCAGACTGAGGCGGTACAATAA
- a CDS encoding class I SAM-dependent methyltransferase, protein MNSDKQEEAAADSQQYQDFGEHHMTDHYFSAHPSSDDRRELIEVSLRSIPVQVETAAGVFSAHRLDTGTQVLFDHVPGSAADQAEGRTVATCLDLGCGWGPISLALAREYPQARVWALDSNERAVELTQANANRNGLTTIAAGTRQDLEDRYGAEWTDASFDLIWSNPPIRIGKDPLHNLLMTYLPRLSSNGYAYLVVQKNLGSDSLLSWLSKELGNGFSVRKYSSAKGYRIIEIHRAAEDQQ, encoded by the coding sequence ATGAACTCCGACAAGCAAGAAGAGGCTGCGGCAGACAGCCAGCAGTATCAGGACTTTGGGGAGCACCACATGACCGATCACTATTTCTCAGCCCATCCATCCTCCGATGACAGGCGGGAGCTGATCGAGGTGAGCCTCAGATCAATCCCCGTCCAGGTGGAAACCGCAGCCGGTGTTTTTTCCGCTCATCGGCTGGATACGGGGACTCAGGTTCTGTTTGATCATGTTCCCGGATCCGCAGCAGATCAGGCTGAGGGCCGAACGGTAGCAACCTGTTTAGACCTGGGGTGCGGCTGGGGGCCAATCAGTCTGGCCCTGGCTCGAGAGTACCCTCAGGCCCGGGTATGGGCGCTTGACAGCAACGAACGGGCTGTCGAGCTGACTCAAGCTAATGCAAACCGCAACGGGCTGACTACCATTGCAGCCGGCACCAGGCAGGATCTGGAAGATCGCTACGGAGCTGAATGGACGGATGCTTCTTTTGATCTCATATGGTCTAATCCCCCTATCCGGATAGGAAAAGATCCACTGCACAATCTTCTCATGACCTACCTGCCCCGCTTGTCTTCCAACGGTTATGCATACCTGGTTGTTCAAAAAAATCTGGGCTCCGATTCCCTCCTGTCCTGGCTGTCGAAGGAACTGGGGAACGGTTTTTCTGTCAGAAAATATTCATCTGCCAAAGGCTACCGCATAATTGAGATTCATCGGGCAGCAGAGGATCAGCAATGA
- a CDS encoding helix-turn-helix domain-containing protein yields MPKVEDRLTAFFTDLANKNQSSRVHLPISLSELASYLGTSPETLSRQMTLAAQEGRIIKLGRGNYQVKR; encoded by the coding sequence ATGCCCAAGGTGGAAGACCGGTTAACAGCTTTCTTTACCGATCTGGCCAACAAGAACCAATCAAGCAGGGTTCACCTGCCCATAAGCCTGTCAGAGCTTGCCTCATACCTGGGCACAAGTCCGGAAACCTTATCCAGGCAGATGACTCTTGCTGCTCAGGAGGGAAGAATCATCAAATTGGGCAGGGGAAACTATCAGGTTAAGCGGTAA